One genomic segment of Labeo rohita strain BAU-BD-2019 chromosome 14, IGBB_LRoh.1.0, whole genome shotgun sequence includes these proteins:
- the cetn2 gene encoding centrin-2 isoform X2 gives MRALGFEPKKEEIKKMIAEVDKDATGKISFSDFLTVMTQKMAEKDSKEEILKAFRLFDDDETGKISFRNLKRVAKELGENLTDEELQEMIDEADRDGDGEVNQQEFLRIMKKTSLY, from the exons ATGAGAGCGCTGGGGTTTGAGCCTAAAAAGGAGGAAATCAAGAAAATGATTGCAGAGGTTGATAAGGATGCTACTGGAAAGATCTCTTTCAGTGATTTTCTGACAGTGATGACTCAAAAAATG GCTGAAAAGGACTCCAAGGAAGAAATTCTTAAAGCTTTTCGGCTGTTTGACGATGATGAGACTGGAAAAATATCTTTCCGAAACCTAAAGAGAGTGGCCAAAGAACTCGGAGAAAACCTCACAGACGAGGAGCTGCAG GAAATGATCGATGAAGCAGACAGAGATGGTGATGGAGAAGTTAACCAGCAGGAATTTCTTCGCATTATGAAGAAAACAAGTTTGTACTGA
- the cetn2 gene encoding centrin-2 isoform X1 — translation MATSPKRPSLGAVAPRKKANPKPELTEEQRQEIREAFELFDTDGSGYIEVKELKVAMRALGFEPKKEEIKKMIAEVDKDATGKISFSDFLTVMTQKMAEKDSKEEILKAFRLFDDDETGKISFRNLKRVAKELGENLTDEELQEMIDEADRDGDGEVNQQEFLRIMKKTSLY, via the exons ATG GCCACTAGTCCCAAAAGACCCTCATTGGGGGCAGTAGCCCCTCGTAAAAAAGCCAATCCAAAGCCTGAACTGACAGAGGAGCAAAGGCAGGAGATCCGAGAGGCCTTTGAGCTCTTTGACACTGATGGTTCTGGTTATATTGAGGTGAAGGAGTTGAAG GTGGCAATGAGAGCGCTGGGGTTTGAGCCTAAAAAGGAGGAAATCAAGAAAATGATTGCAGAGGTTGATAAGGATGCTACTGGAAAGATCTCTTTCAGTGATTTTCTGACAGTGATGACTCAAAAAATG GCTGAAAAGGACTCCAAGGAAGAAATTCTTAAAGCTTTTCGGCTGTTTGACGATGATGAGACTGGAAAAATATCTTTCCGAAACCTAAAGAGAGTGGCCAAAGAACTCGGAGAAAACCTCACAGACGAGGAGCTGCAG GAAATGATCGATGAAGCAGACAGAGATGGTGATGGAGAAGTTAACCAGCAGGAATTTCTTCGCATTATGAAGAAAACAAGTTTGTACTGA
- the nsdhl gene encoding sterol-4-alpha-carboxylate 3-dehydrogenase, decarboxylating — MATRVRPSSKRCTVIGGSGFLGRHLVERLVDRGYTVNVFDIRQAYELPGVTFHQGDLCDKQALLVALKDVSIVFHCASPAPGSDDRALFQRVNIDGTQTVIQACHEAGVQKLILTSSASVVFEGTDIKNGREDLPYAKKPIDYYTETKIQQEKLVLEACSKEKGFLTVAIRPHGIFGPRDPQLVPILVDTARRGKMKFIIGDGSNLVDFTYVENVVHGHILAAEHLKADSPLCGQAYHITNDEPVRFWDFMSQILVGLGYSAPRYHLPYTLVYGIALLLWLIALVLRPLIRIKPTFTPMRVALAGTHHYYSCTRAKKDMGYQPPVPLQEAIVRTVESYPHLQKGA, encoded by the exons ATGGCAACTCGTGTGAGACCG AGCAGCAAGCGTTGCACTGTCATTGGAGGATCTGGATTTTTGGGCAGGCACCTTGTGGAACGTTTAGTGGACAGAGGATACACAGTAAATGTGTTTGATATCAGACAGGCCTATGAACTTCCAGGAGTGACGTTTCACCAAGGGGACTTGTGTGACAAACAG GCCCTGCTGGTGGCTTTGAAAGATGTATCTATAGTGTTTCACTGTGCTTCACCTGCTCCAGGCAGCGATGACCGCGCTCTGTTTCAGAGGGTCAATATTGATGGGACACAGACTGTCATACAGGCTTGTCATGAGGCAGGAGTACAG aaattaatattgaCCAGCAGTGCTAGTGTGGTGTTTGAAGGAACTGACATCAAGAATGGGAGAGAGGATTTGCCTTATGCAAAAAAGCCAATTGATTATTATACAGAGACTAAAATCCAACAGGAAAAG TTGGTGTTGGAGGCCTGCAGTAAAGAGAAGGGTTTTCTCACTGTCGCTATTCGTCCTCATGGCATCTTTGGCCCTCGGGACCCGCAGTTAGTACCCATCCTAGTAGATACAGCCCGCAGAGGAAAGATGAAGTTCATTATCGG AGATGGATCCAATCTTGTGGACTTCACTTATGTGGAGAATGTAGTTCATGGGCATATTTTAGCAGCTGAACACCTTAAGGCTGATTCTCCACTCTGCGGTCAG GCTTACCACATAACCAACGATGAGCCGGTGCGTTTCTGGGATTTCATGTCACAGATTCTGGTGGGTTTGGGCTACAGTGCTCCACGATACCACCTGCCCTACACACTGGTCTATGGAATAGCCCTACTGCTGTGGCTGATTGCTTTGGTACTGCGGCCACTGATCCGGATCAAACCCACCTTCACCCCTATGAGAGTAGCTCTGGCCGGCACCCACCACTACTACAGTTGCACTCGGGCCAAAAAGGATATGGGTTACCAGCCACCGGTGCCTTTACAAGAGGCGATAGTGCGCACTGTGGAGAGCTACCCACATCTACAGAAGGGAGCGTAA
- the gcna gene encoding germ cell nuclear acidic protein, with protein MDPGTVSLFQRVSEKLGWDRDGGLDKAEEKLRKSLKKNRCPALGSYDSSPFSSTDPAHRLLLSDTDSSGKENQSREKHVLLTSDDEDFDKFLAAKATPKSTFKQSASAALKPREPIPVLSSESDDEFETFLNRVKTPKAQVRSQSVSSSDDSLKRFVVDSMSSDDDFVTERKPSINKVKAKTARTPKSVQKTEKRPPSLCDSPVFLSDSDDDRNVVVKSTWKTRHSRPLSEDHHATSKGKDTAKPYVAPPAITVTKQTGREDTCSSEEEFQSLLDRVRQNQNLGGRTCASPKPPTESKPRPPCLSTPSAVGKKATNQAPVKRSTTTHTPVQQTPSSRPVSHTEPRAPPNSRVVVCKTPGCFLQSLSVPGSSYCTSFKQNKEELTNKLYQLYNTSVFDSKLPVDMSVTWNKKMRKTAGYCVSGQERGTGKRYARIELSVKVCDSADRLRDTLVHEMCHAATWLINNVRDGHGPFWRLYARKAMLAHPELPMVTRCHSYDINYKYQYQCNRCKNTIGRHSKSLDTTKFVCALCTGQLVLLTPAKQRAPTPFATFVKENYSSARQELAGQSHAEVMRKLSADFASKTRLSQS; from the exons ATGGATCCCGGCACTGTATCTCTGTTTCAGAGAGTCTCTGAAAAGCTGGGCTGGGACAGAGATGGAGGTCTTGATAAAGCTGAAGAGAAG TTGAGGAAGAGCTTGAAGAAGAACAGATGTCCAGCGCTGGGTAGTTATGACTCAAGCCCTTTCTCAAGCACAGATCCAGCACACAGACTGCTGCTTTCTGACACTGACAGCTCAGGGAAGGAGAATCAGTCTCGTGAAAAACATGTGCTGTTGACTTCAGATGATGAGGACTTTGATAAAT TTCTTGCTGCAAAGGCTACACCAAAATCTACATTTAAACAGTCTGCATCAGCTGCACTGAAACCAAG aGAACCAATTCCAGTTCTGTCTTCAGAAAGCGATGATGAATTTGAAACAT ttttaaaTCGAGTGAAAACCCCAAAAGCGCAAGTCCGGTCGCAGTCTGTCAGTAGCAGTGATGACAG TTTGAAACGCTTCGTAGTTGACAGCATGTCATCTGATGACGATTTTGTCACTGAGAGGAAACCTTCCATTAATAAAG TGAAAGCCAAGACTGCTAGAACTCCTAAATCAGTTCAGAAGACAGAGAAACGGCCTCCATCTCTCTGCGATTCTCCTGTCTTTCTGAGCGACAGTGATGATGACAGAAACGTTGTTGTCAAGAGCACCTGGAAGACCAGACACAGCCGTCCACTATCTGAGGACCATCATGCCACAAGTAAAGGCAAGGATACTGCAAAACCTTATGTTGCTCCACCTGCAATCACTGTGACGAAACAAACCGGTCGAGAGGACACATGCAGCTCTGAGGAGGAGTTCCAGTCTTTATTGGACCGAGTCAGACAAAATCAGAATCTAGGAGGCAGAACATGTGCAAGCCCAAAGCCACCTACAG AATCCAAACCAAGACCTCCCTGTTTGTCAACACCATCTGCTGTGGGTAAGAAAGCTACTAACCAAGCTCCGGTTAAACGATCAACAACAACCCACACCCCAGTGCAGCAGACGCCCAGCAGCAGACCAGTGAGCCATACTGAGCCCAGAGCGCCGCCCAATAGCAG GGTGGTGGTGTGTAAAACTCCTGGCTGCTTCCTGCAATCTCTATCTGTACCTGGATCATCGTACTGCACCAGCTTCAAACAGAACAAAGAGGAACTCACCAACAAACTCTACCAGCTCTACAACACCAGTGTGTTTGACAGTAAG CTTCCCGTTGACATGTCTGTCACATGGAACAAGAAGATGCGCAAGACAGCAGGATATTGCGTCTCAGGCCAGGAGCGTGGCACTGGGAAACGATATGCTCGTATTGAGCTGTCTGTCAAAGTTTGTGACTCTGCAG ATCGGTTACGAGATACGCTAGTCCATGAAATGTGTCATGCTGCCACATGGCTAATAAACAATGTGCGTGATGGGCACGGGCCGTTCTGGAGGCTTTATGCCCGTAAAGCGATGCTGGCACATCCTGAGCTACCGATGGTTACCCGCTGCCACAGTTATGACATCAACTACAAGTACCAGTATCAGTGTAACCGCTGTAAGAACAC GATCGGCCGCCACTCTAAGTCCCTGGACACCACAAAGTTTGTGTGTGCCTTGTGCACTGGACAGCTGGTTTTGTTGACACCCGCAAAGCAGCGAGCACCCACGCCCTTCGCCACTTTCGTGAAGGAAAACTACAGCTCAGCGAGACAGGAACTGGCAGGCCAGAGTCATGCTGAGGTCATGCGCAAACTCAGCGCTGACTTCGCCAGCAAAACACGTCTCAGTCAAAGCTGA